Proteins from one Malaya genurostris strain Urasoe2022 chromosome 2, Malgen_1.1, whole genome shotgun sequence genomic window:
- the LOC131427766 gene encoding cytochrome b-c1 complex subunit 6, mitochondrial, with translation MAARRFWSFIPTVKAQDDDIVDPQAVLREKCAQGGHATQLYEKYQACNDRVNSRTQTTETCVEELFDYLHELDHCVTKTLFSKLK, from the exons ATGGCTGCTAGACGATTTTGGTCGTTTATCCCCACAGTCAAAGCCCAAGATGATGATATAGTCGATCCACAAGCTGTACTCCGc GAAAAATGCGCACAGGGAGGACACGCCACTCAGCTTTACGAAAAGTACCAGGCGTGCAATGATCGCGTCAACAGTCGCACTCAAACCACGGAAACCTGTGTAGAAGAACTGTTCGACTATTTGCACGAGTTGGATCATTGTGTCACGAAAACTTTGTTCTCCAAGCTGAAATAA